In Coffea eugenioides isolate CCC68of chromosome 4, Ceug_1.0, whole genome shotgun sequence, the genomic stretch TACACAAATTTAGTTGACTTCAGATTCCAATGTATTTGACATTTAGTTCAGGTAAAAGCATCTCACTCTACATATGCTGACTTGAAAATCACTGTTATGTCTAAAATTGTTTTATACcctcttattattttattttagagaTTATCAATTCCATGATTCCATCTGAGAAAAATATAGCCAATTCATATAGGTAAAATGTATCTATATCAGTACTTGCTGTTAGTTGCATGTGCCTAAGCAGAATCTGTCTTTGGCAAACAAACAATCTGTCTTGATGGCCTAACTCAGATTTAGTTTGTCATTTTCACTGTTTTTCTTTGCTTGAGAGCTGTTATCAAGTCTTGTTTAAGTGATTTTGTCTTACAAGGAAGGTTCATGTTATATTATAAACTGAGGTTGGTGACAGAAatgttacatttttttttgttttccccaTGCTTGGCACATGCAAGTCTGCTCATAGAACGTTAACCACTCATTTTCATGTCTTAATCAAATTGCTTAATCTAATACACAAAGGAAGACTAATACTGCAGTGCCATTGGCTAGGTTCTTGTTTCAGCTTTCAAGATGGACAATCAATGGCATATTGGTCATTTTGCCTGAACATCAACTTTGAGAAGGATAAAGAATTGCATTAATACCATACATAGCTTTCTTCTCTGTGCATGCACGTAACTTTCCATATCCACAAGGTACAAAAGTAGAAAGTAAATTACACACAATACTCCTATTTATCTTCTTGCTACAAAGTAATGGGTAAAAACTTTTTGTTGGGGGGGTGAAATGGAATGCTTTTCAAAAGAATTTTGAAATGGTCTATGTCTATTTAAAGGAAAGGGGAAATTGGGGACcaatggaaagttttaggcCAATAATATGTGACCACCCTACACTTTTATGCCCTTTTAAGGACACCTTGAGTTCCTTCCAGGGCCACCATAGTAGAAGTAATTTCCCCAGACATTGTTTCTTCCTGCTTTTATATCATAACAAGTAGGATGATCAGCCAAGAGATGAAGATTAGATAGAGGAATTAAGCTGTTATCCCAATCAACAACTTGCAAATTTCTGAAGTAAGATGCTTTGCCAAATCCTTCATCTGCAAAATGGCCACTTCCCATCTGTGTTGATGTGTGATATCCTGTTGATCTGGTGTTTACTATTTCTCCACCAAACTGAACCATGCTGGCATGGCTTCGTAGATGACTGAACAGAAATGATGGCCAGTATCCCACAAGCAATCCTGAACCGAATTCGAGCCACCAATGTCCATGCTTAGGATcctacaaaataaaaatttatgaGTTCCCAATTTTATGAATGCAATTTTAAATTACTGCTTCCTCTTTTAACATTTTTTGTAAGTCAATGGGAAGGAAATGtaatttgaaaaaatgccaTAAGTAGGGGCATTCACCAGCTGCATTCACGCGTTTGCTCTACTTATTTCTGGCCTATCAGGCaataattcaattcaatatGTAGGATAGTCTGAGTATTCTACTATTACCTTCAAAAGCCAGTTGTTGTCTACTAGCAAGAAATATACTTAATAATTCAGAAGGAAGGgaaagagaattttttttaCTCAGAGATGCCCCTAACAGAGAGGAGAATCTGACATTTAAATGTCAAGAACAGTTGGACAACTtcaaatacaaaataatgtaATCGAGGATGTTTCGCGCATATCGTAGACTTGCTAAAACATTGGTCAACCTGTTGTCTTCtaacagaaaaatcataatcAATGCTAACCATTAAGTAATTGAACAGGAAGTGCTTAGTTGGCTCATTCTTTTCCTAGTTTCATGTGTTCAGATGGAAATGACATTGTACGGCTTAAAGAAATCACTCGTGTTGCTGAAGTAGCCAAAAAATGTTAGATATCTTTaggttgaaaagaaaagaaaagagacctGGAGAAAAGTATTAGGGAGTCTGTCATTTACCTTCCATATCATAACACCAATATCAAATTGTCTGCTACTGTAAGATGACCTTGGAGAGATTGCTGCCCCTATAGAAATTCTATTATTTGTCTGTACAAATCCTGAACACAGTAAATTGTAGCATCCTGTGGCTTGGTATGCATCAGTCTGTAAATTAGGTCATTAACGGTAAGCTTTcaatgtcttaaaacatgaatataagtgcatatGAAGAATTCAACTTTTGATAGTTACCGTCCAATAGGTGAAGAACCTCGGATTGCCATCTCCATATAACTCTGGACTAACCTGGAAAAGTGTGAATTGGCAAATTCTTAAATGTCTTGCTCAATCTACATTGACTCAAACATAAAATGCAGTATACAATCATAAAAACCTATCTGCTGGGAaacttttctaataaaatcTAGATGACTATCATTTTTGCGGAACAAAATTAAGTTTTGACCATGCTTCTAAGAAGGTGTTTAGTTTCACAAGAAACATCTTTCCTGTTAATACTggaaaaattgaacaaaagaaACATGTTTCCCCCTTAGAACAAAAGACACAGAAGATAAACTTTTCCACTTGTACATACCTGCCAACCGGCTTCAATGGTATTAAGATCATTTCCAAAAGTGCCAGAAATGATCCAGACTTGGGACAAACTGAACTCATATGGGTCTGTGACGCGAGGTGTCCATACATTTATGCTGACCTTAGCTCCATAAAACTGATCTCCATTTACAAAAGCAACTGCATGCTACATTGCAAAGAAACAAGTATCATCACAATGACCAAATTCATGCTAGATAACCATGAATTTGTGCACTGTTATTCGACCCCTTTATGTTGATCTTTTGATGCTACAGTTAGACTAAAGCTGAGAGCAAAAGATGTATTAGGGGCTTTGGAATTCAGACTACAGACTGAAGCAACCATGGTATATTCactttttcaaaatgaaatttccGCAAATATAACTAAGGTCTTATACCATGCCATTCCAATTAGTAATTTTATTTGAAAGAGCACTAGCCCTTTGGTTGTAACTATACACAAAAGAGAAGAGGGCGGAATAGGACAGTTTACCTCATGTCTAACCATCTTTTCTCTTATGGATAGAACAGTCACATCTTCAGCTACATCTATCTGAATAAATGACATGTTTTATAAAAGCAATTAACTAAGGCTTTTTAGTCCCCCCACTTCCCTATCCTTAGTAAATAGACTCTAATTCACTTAGGAAATAAAGGTTTCTTCTCTGTGTATTTTCCTCTGAATTATGCTACAAACTTCACATACTAACCTCATGATCACTGCTCATGGTGTCATGGCGTACATTTCtgatttttcttccaaatctTCTCAGCTTGCTAGCTCTCAGGACATCTTTCTCGGTAGTTCTTCTAATTGGTATCGTCCCTTCTGGACAGGCTTCACCAGAATCAGTCCATAGTTGAAAGCTCTTTGTCAATGCATCAACGGAGTCATGGCCTTTAGGCCTCTCTGGCGGTTCCTGCATTtacttgatcaatatttttCAGGGAATCACAAATGACAGAGATTTTATACAAACACAAAATTGAAGAGTTCTGCTTTGATCTGAACTTATAAGAGTACCAGTGGCTTCTGTCCTTTGAGCTGAGGGTGATCAAAAGCTGGTTGAAGATGAGATAGAACACAATCTATTACATCACCATCTGGGCTCTGCAGGAATTATAGAATAACATTAAATCAGTAGACTCAAACCTAACGAGACAtcaaaacttttcaaatttggtAAGAAACAGAACTACAAAAGTCAGAGAAGAATGCCTTAATTGTCTTGACTGCTGGCTTGTTGATCTTCTTCAGATAACTTCTAATCCTCCTCAACCTATGCAATTCTGATCGCGGCCGGAAAGTTTGGTTGGATAAGAGAACGTTATGACTGGAATCTGATGCATGGATAGTAGGCTTGGACGAGACAGGAGCAGTATTAAAGGAAACAAGAACTGACAAAACAACAAATGTGAAAATGATTGGAAGTTTTCTGTAAGATGTTGTAGTGGAAGAAGAAGC encodes the following:
- the LOC113768716 gene encoding uncharacterized protein LOC113768716, giving the protein MASSSTTTSYRKLPIIFTFVVLSVLVSFNTAPVSSKPTIHASDSSHNVLLSNQTFRPRSELHRLRRIRSYLKKINKPAVKTIKSPDGDVIDCVLSHLQPAFDHPQLKGQKPLEPPERPKGHDSVDALTKSFQLWTDSGEACPEGTIPIRRTTEKDVLRASKLRRFGRKIRNVRHDTMSSDHEHAVAFVNGDQFYGAKVSINVWTPRVTDPYEFSLSQVWIISGTFGNDLNTIEAGWQVSPELYGDGNPRFFTYWTTDAYQATGCYNLLCSGFVQTNNRISIGAAISPRSSYSSRQFDIGVMIWKDPKHGHWWLEFGSGLLVGYWPSFLFSHLRSHASMVQFGGEIVNTRSTGYHTSTQMGSGHFADEGFGKASYFRNLQVVDWDNSLIPLSNLHLLADHPTCYDIKAGRNNVWGNYFYYGGPGRNSRCP